From Coccinella septempunctata chromosome 4, icCocSept1.1, whole genome shotgun sequence, a single genomic window includes:
- the LOC123311133 gene encoding uncharacterized protein LOC123311133: protein MMIPFTIEGGCTRPMKREELLFCIKYYAEISDCAKAMNNDLRYTFTPYRIILPIITALHLYKLIEQKDSAALVPLVPWFLNILFLCTLGERLEYERISLCKILYDVPWYHMDIDQRKTYHIYLGHMLVPMKMMVKPNAELDFSFLTEILKGTYTFLVYFSSGK from the exons ATGATGATTCCGTTCACTATAGAGGGGGGATGTACAAGACCAATGAAGCGTGAAGAACTTTTATTTTGCATCAAATACTATGCTGAGATTTCAGA ttgtGCGAAGGCAATGAATAATGATTTGCGGTACACTTTCACACCATACCGTATTATCCTGCCCATAATAACTGCTCTCCATTTGTATAAATTAATAGAG CAAAAGGATTCAGCAGCTTTGGTCCCACTTGTACCTTGGTTTTTGAATATTCTCTTCCTTTGTACGCTTGGCGAACGTCTAGAATATGAG AGAATCTCTCTCTGCAAAATTCTTTATGATGTACCTTGGTACCACATGGATATTGACCAAAGAAAAACATACCATATATATCTAGGACATATGCTGGTTCCGATGAAAATGATGGTGAAACCCAATGCAGAATTGGACTTCAGTTTCCTTACCGAG ATACTCAAAGGAACTTATACTTTTTTAGTATACTTCAGCAGTGGAAAATAG